A window of Sutcliffiella cohnii contains these coding sequences:
- a CDS encoding glutathione peroxidase: MNSVYDFTVKKPSGDEISLKNFNAKALLIVNTASKCGLTPQFKGLQELYEKYKDQGLQILGFPCDQFNNQEFDDIDETTQFCQLNYGVSFPMFAKVDVNGDKEEPLFTFLKTKKKGLLTKNIKWNFTKFLVDENGQVVERYAPTTEPGNIEKDIQRLLNL, encoded by the coding sequence TTGAATTCCGTATATGACTTTACTGTTAAAAAACCTAGTGGTGATGAAATTTCATTAAAAAATTTCAATGCAAAAGCTCTACTAATTGTCAATACTGCTAGTAAGTGTGGACTTACACCACAATTTAAAGGGTTGCAGGAACTTTATGAAAAGTATAAAGATCAAGGTCTGCAAATACTTGGCTTCCCTTGTGATCAATTTAATAATCAAGAATTTGATGATATCGATGAAACAACACAATTTTGTCAATTAAATTATGGTGTATCTTTTCCTATGTTTGCAAAAGTCGATGTTAATGGTGATAAGGAAGAACCACTATTCACATTTTTAAAAACAAAGAAGAAAGGGTTACTAACTAAAAATATTAAATGGAATTTCACCAAATTTCTTGTTGATGAAAATGGTCAAGTAGTTGAAAGATATGCTCCTACTACAGAGCCTGGAAACATTGAAAAGGACATTCAAAGGTTACTGAATTTGTAG
- a CDS encoding DUF3055 domain-containing protein produces MNLFDKLYDDNENVNARFVGFTTEEARYDFAIVYTNLFFGKPLVVCMQTGRSTLLDPKDITDLNHLQTVFRIDSKEQAEDLAEFFKSAIPNVPFTEQY; encoded by the coding sequence ATGAACCTATTTGACAAATTATATGATGATAATGAAAATGTAAATGCCCGATTTGTAGGCTTTACAACGGAAGAAGCTCGATATGATTTTGCAATTGTTTACACAAATTTATTTTTTGGAAAACCTCTAGTCGTTTGTATGCAAACTGGCCGCTCAACCCTCCTCGACCCTAAAGATATAACCGATTTAAATCACCTACAAACTGTTTTCCGGATTGATTCCAAGGAACAAGCAGAAGATTTAGCCGAATTTTTTAAATCAGCTATACCAAATGTCCCATTTACGGAACAATATTAA
- a CDS encoding DUF1885 family protein: MASSAYIKLVPKSKKKTLTIDDVKELFHYYKDITSKTGQQLSWQYEESSFPYMIKENPEGAGKWFYLKGIEDRYKMILVGIGSQPSENGEDEETLSYIQITLHDQSTHGDKGKANEYCKFIAKKLEAELQLFTGKVMYFYKR, from the coding sequence ATGGCAAGTAGTGCATATATTAAACTAGTTCCAAAATCAAAAAAGAAAACACTTACAATCGACGACGTGAAAGAGTTATTCCACTATTATAAAGATATTACATCTAAAACAGGTCAACAACTAAGCTGGCAATACGAAGAATCCTCCTTCCCTTATATGATAAAAGAGAATCCAGAAGGAGCAGGAAAATGGTTTTATTTAAAAGGTATAGAAGATCGCTACAAGATGATTTTAGTCGGTATAGGTTCACAACCTAGTGAAAATGGAGAAGACGAGGAAACATTATCATACATCCAAATAACGTTACATGACCAATCTACACATGGCGACAAAGGAAAAGCTAATGAATATTGTAAGTTTATCGCTAAAAAACTAGAAGCAGAACTGCAATTATTTACAGGAAAAGTTATGTATTTTTATAAAAGATAA
- a CDS encoding polysaccharide deacetylase family protein, with product MKNWIISSVLLLFLTACTNNNMVEDTNNKQDNEEPVIDMETDVEENPSSPEDNNDEIVDSPVTDEQNEKEQINISPQYKISGDWSIVPIDNANPKVVLLTIDDAPDRYALHMAETLHTLGVKAIFFVNGHFLDTEEEKKVLKEIHRLGFPIGNHTMTHKRLSTISEEEQKSEIVELNNVVEEIIGERPKFFRAPFGVNTDYAKDIVKEEGMLLMNWTYGYDWEPDYKTKETISDIMVNAPELRDGANLLMHDREWTSEALEDIVVGLQEKGYEIVDPDLIETP from the coding sequence ATGAAAAACTGGATTATTTCTAGCGTACTTTTACTCTTCCTAACTGCTTGTACGAATAATAATATGGTGGAAGACACAAACAACAAACAAGACAACGAAGAGCCTGTTATTGATATGGAGACAGATGTAGAGGAGAATCCTTCATCCCCTGAAGATAATAACGATGAGATAGTAGATAGCCCTGTAACTGATGAACAAAATGAAAAAGAGCAAATTAATATTAGTCCTCAATATAAAATAAGTGGTGACTGGAGCATCGTACCAATTGATAATGCAAATCCAAAAGTGGTGCTTCTAACAATTGACGATGCGCCGGATCGATATGCTCTTCATATGGCTGAGACATTACATACTTTAGGTGTAAAAGCCATATTCTTTGTAAATGGCCATTTTCTTGATACGGAAGAAGAAAAGAAAGTGTTAAAGGAAATTCATAGGCTTGGTTTTCCAATAGGAAACCATACAATGACACATAAAAGGCTTTCAACTATCAGTGAGGAAGAGCAAAAATCTGAAATAGTAGAACTTAATAATGTAGTAGAAGAGATAATAGGAGAGCGTCCAAAGTTTTTTAGAGCACCATTTGGTGTAAATACTGATTATGCTAAAGATATAGTAAAAGAAGAAGGAATGCTTCTAATGAATTGGACGTATGGATATGACTGGGAACCTGATTATAAAACAAAAGAAACAATATCAGACATAATGGTAAATGCACCAGAACTTAGAGATGGTGCAAATCTTTTAATGCATGATCGTGAATGGACAAGTGAAGCTTTAGAGGACATTGTAGTAGGATTACAAGAAAAAGGATATGAAATCGTAGATCCTGACTTGATTGAAACACCTTAA